The sequence AAGCCACCATTTTGACTCCGTCGGATTACACGGGGGCCATTATGCAGCTTTGCCAAGATCGAAGAGGAGTCATGTTGGATATGAAGTACGTGACCACGACGCGGGTGCGTTTGCAGTATGAATTGCCGCTGGCTGAAATTGTGGTGAATTTCTTTGATCAATTAAAATCCCTGTCACGTGGATATGCGTCTTTTGATTATGAACCCATGGGGTACAAACCTGGTGATTTGGTGAAACTGGAAATTTTGGTTGCCGGAGAAAACTTGGACGCGTTGTCGTACGTGGTGCATAAATCCAATGCTTATGCTTGGGGGCGACGAATCACGGAAAAAATGAAAGATCTGATCCCCCGGCAAATGTTTGAGGTGCCCTTACAAGCGCGTATTGAGGGCCGAATGATTGCGCGTGAGACTGTCCCGGCCTTGCGGAAAGATGTGTTGGCCAAATGTTATGGGGGCGACATTTCTAGAAAAAGAAAATTACTTGAAAAACAAAAAGAAGGAAAAAAACGAATGAAGCAGTTTGGGACTGTCGAGATTCCACAAGAGGCATTTCTCGCGGTTCTCCAACTCTCCGAGGAGAATAAATAATGGAAGCGCGACTTTTTTTCGTGGCCCTTTGGTGTGGCCTGTATGGTTACCTGATCCGACTGGCGATGCGTAAAGAGGACCTCATTGAAAATCCGGCGGTTATTATGGTGATTAACAGCCTTTTCTGGATGACTTTTGCGGCCATGGTTGGGATGTTGGTGGCCAGCTATTCAGAAAGATTGGATCAAACGACCCGGTTTTCTCTGGTTTTTGGGTTGGTTGGAGGGGTGATTGGAATTGTATCGGGATTGAGAAAATCACGTCAGCCTGAAGCCAGGGAAGAATTAATACGAGATGATTTGGAATGGGCCGATACGGGGTTTTCCGCCATCTTATTGGCCTCGGTCGTGATGTTTTTTATTGTCCAGGCCTTTAAAATTCCATCGGGATCGATGCGTATGACCTTTGTGGAGGGAGACCATCTCTTTGTGAATAAATTCATTTACGGTCTGCCCATTCCGTTGACTCAGAAGAAAATTGTTCCACTTCGAAAAATCAAACAAGGAGACATCGTTATTTTCCGATATCCAGCGCGCAACAAGGACAATCCCCACTATGGCAAAGATTTCATCAAACGGTGTATTGCTCTTGAAGGGCAGAAGGTGGAAATCATCGACAAAAAAGTTTTTGTAAATGATGTGGAGCTTGTTGAGCCCTATAAACAACATGTGGAAGATAATATTTTTCCCAAGGTGCCTTACGCTCTCCAAGATTTTCAAGAAAAATGGCAAAGCGGACTGTTTGAAGGTCTTGCAGGCAATGACATTCGGGATAATTTTGGCCCCGTGGTGGTCCCACCCGGTTGTATTCTTGTTATGGGAGACAATCGCGACCGGTCATTCGACTCTCGGTTTTGGGGACCTTTGAAAGTTTCCGCGGTTAAAGGCCGTGCGTGGTTGCGCTATTGGCCTTTGAAGAGATTTAAGCTGGTGAAATGAAACCCATTGGACTCTATGTTCATATTCCGTTTTGTGATGCCAAATGCCATTACTGTGATTTTGTTACCTTCACGGACCGGTCTTCTCAAATAACTCCCTATCTTGAGGCGGTCTACGGGGAATTGTCCATCTATAAGGGTTGGCCTGTCCGCACCTTGTTTATTGGGGGAGGCACGCCAACGGTTTTATCGCCAAGTCAGATTGAGGTTCTTCTTTCCACCATCCACAGCACCATGGATACCCGTCTCTTAACAGAGGCCACCGTTGAAGCAAATCCAGAAAGCGCCACTCTGGACCGGTTGGCCGCCTATCGAAATGGGGGGATAAATCGGCTCAGTTTTGGACTCCAATCCACCAACAATGCGCTATTAAAAAAAATGGGCAGACTTCATGACATTGAAAGATTCTTTCATGTTTATGAATTGGCGCGATCATTGGGGTTTGAAAACATTAATGTTGATTTGATGTTTGGTCTTCCGGAACAATCGTTGTTGGATTGGGAAGAGACGTTGGACCGAATTAGAGAACTTTCCCCGGAACATGTTTCCACCTATGCGTTAAAAATTGAACCGGGTACCAAATTTTCTGCAGAAGGATTCAAGGTCAATGGTGATCTCGAAGCGGATATGTATTTGTTGGCATCACAGAAACTACGAAACTGGGGATACGAACATTACGAAATATCCAATTTCGCAAAACCTGGAAAAGAATCAAGGCACAATCTATTGTATTGGGAAAATCAAGACACGCTTGGAGTGGGAGTGTCCAGCACCAGTTATTTGGGAGGAAGGCGTTTTAAAAATACCACCCATTTACAGACCTATTTAGAAGCTTCCGCGAAAGGTCAAAGTGTTTGTCAGGAAGAAACGGTCTTGGAGCGTGGAGACAGGGAACGCGAGACCTTGATGCTGAACTTGAGATTGAAACGAGGGGTGGCATCCCATTTGCTTGATCCGCTTCAATTACCGATTTTTAAAACATTTCTGGATCAGGGGCTGGCCGTGCTTGAAAAAGGAATGTATAGTCTCACGCCGAAAGGTTGGTTGCTTTCCAACTTGTTGTTTCAACAACTCGTTTAAGGAGCCGAACTGAAAGTCCCATGCCACTCGTACCATCTTGTTTAACTCCGCTAAAAAAAGCTGTTTCAATTTTAATCCCCGCCTATAACGAAGCTGATGCCATTTCCACGGTTATAAACGATCTTAAAGAAGCCTTTAAAAATTCTGATTGGACTTATGAAATTATTGTCGTGGATGATTGCTCAAAAGACAACACCGCCCAAGCAGCCGAAAAGGCGGGAGTGAAGGTGATTTCCCATCCAAAAAACATGGGTTATGGTGGAGCTCTTCGAACGGGAATTGAACATTCTTCTTATGATTGGGTTGCCACCATTGATGCCGATTCGTCCTATCCCGCGCGTGAATTGATTAAGCTTCTTCCCCATGCTTCTACACATGATATGGTGGTCGGCGCTCGCCAAGGTAAACACTATTGGGGCACGGTCTTCAAACATCCCGCTCGATTGGTCTTTTTGGCTTTGGCGCAGTTTGTGGTGGGATACCGAATTCCAGATGTTAACTCAGGTTTGCGTATGTTTCGTCGGCAAATTGTCCTTGAAATGTTGCCTCGGCTTTGCCGAGGGTTTTCATTTTCAACAACTTTGACTTTGTCTTTCTTGAGCAGTTACAGATTCGTTCATTTTGAACCTATCGAGTATTTGTCTCGAGTCGGGTCCAGCAAAGTGCGATATGTAAGGGACACGTTAAGAACCTTGCAATTGATGCTAGAAACCATTGTCTATTACAACCCTTTAAAGGCGGGCGTGTTGCTGATGTTGTTCCCTTTTTTCGTGGGATCCGTTTCCCTTTTACTTTCTCTTATCGAAAGCGATTTGTCTTGGTTGTTTTTTTCGGGTGTGATGTATTGCTTTTCTCTCGTTTTCTTGGGGATTGGACTCATCCTTTTTTTAATATCTCACAGCCCTGAAAAGAAAATCTCCTCCCGTTGAAAAAGAAAAAAGAGAAAACCCTCCGATCCGTTCAACCTGTCCCCTCTCCCTTTGTTTTGTGGAAATCTCTATTGGGTTGGGGCATTTGCGTGTGGCTGATATTTGTCACTTTTCATTTTGATGAAAAGTTTCCCGGTTCGTTGGATCCCATGTTTATGTTTTTTGAGGGGATGTTTAGCTTTTCCCTGATCCCCTTTTTAAAAGCCTCCGTTGGATATCTTAAATCGATCTGCCTCTTTTTGCTGATTGTGGCGGGGGTGACGTCTTGGGGTATGATTTTTATTCGACGGTTTCTGGATGAATCCATTTCTCTTTTGACGAAAGTCGTTCTATCGACATTGGTCGGGTTAATTTTTCTTTCTTTAACGACAACGGCTTTCGGATTCCTGGCTTTATTAAAACCGCTTTACCTTTTAAGTCTGGTTTTTTTGTTTTCCGCTGTGGGAGTTTTTTTTACTCATCAAGATTGGCGTCAAGGCGCCTCTCAGATTCGTTCTCAATCTTGGTTGTGTCTTGTTGATTCTCCAGTAAAAATTCTTTGTCTGCTTCTTTGTTGTTTTCCATTTTTTATGGCATTTGTTCCCGAGATATTTTACGACGCACTTGTTTATCATTTGGGATTGCCTCAGATATTTATAAATGAGGGACGAATTATCGATACACCCCATGTGTATTTCTCCCGTTCCCCTATGCTCATTCACATGCTGTATACATTGGCCGTTGGATTGGATGGCAGCACGTTGGCCAAACTGATGAATTGTTTATTCCTTATGTTGGGGGTGGGAGGCTGTTTTATCCTGTCAAGAAAATTGGGATGGGAAAAGTCCGCGCCCTGGGCTGTTGTGATTTTCCTTTCTATCCCGATCGTTCAAATGAATTCCTGGACAACCGCCATCGATTCGGCCATGGCCGGAGTTTTTGGATTGGCGGCCTTTTGCTTGCTCGAGTGGCGAACTTCTGAAAAGAAATTATTTTGGGCATCGCTTACCGGCCTTTTTTCAGGGGGGGTTTTTGCCATCAAATATCCGGGTGTTGTCGTTACCGGATTGATGGGAGGGGTGTTGATCCTTCTGTCATTGAAGCGAATTCGTGAGACCTCGATATTTTTATCTTTGATTCTTTTTGCATTGTTTTCTGTGATAACCGTTGCTCCGTGGTTGGTTCGAAATTATGTGTGGACAGGAAACCCCGTCTATCCCATTCTCTCCAGCGTTTTTGAAAGCCGACATATGAATCATCGAAAGATGACAAATGAAAAAAATATAACGAAACGATCCAAACCCGAATCCGTTAAGGATCTGCTCATTTACCCTTGGAAACAGACGATGCTTGAAATTTCCAATTTCAATTTCGTTGGACCCATGATGTTGGGATTATTACCTTTGATATTGTTGTTGCCGCTCAAGGACAGTTCCGTCCGAATATTTTCCCTTATAACCTTTGGATATTTTCTTTTACAACTTCAAGTGTTGGGGGAGCTGCGATATTTGATGCCCGGTTTCCTTTTGTTAGGGACTCTTTTTGCGGGTGGACTTGCGGCCTTAAGCCAAATTTCCTCTCTAAATGGATGGGGGATAAAATTAATCTTGTTTGGGGTATCGCTTTATCATTTGGGATGGATCTTTCAATGTCTGGAATCCCGATATAAACCTTGGCCCCTCATTTGGGGGCAGCAAACCCGAACAGATTATTCTGCCACCATGCACAATGGTCTCAATTTATGGCCTTGGCAAGTGATGTATGACGATATCAAGAATTTGCCGGATCCTTGTCGGGTCTATATTCTCGGCAATGAGCAGGTTTTTGGATTTCCCAAAAGATATTGGTATTCAAGTGTTCATGATTATGTCCCTTTGGTGTTGTGGACGAACGAGAGTTCAAGCGCGGATGAGCTATACCGGAAGATGAAAGATCAAGGTTTTACTCATCTTTTGATTAACATCCCGGAAACGGTGAGATTGGAGGGGTATAAGTTGTTTACCTGGACGGAGGAAGGAAAAAAGATTTTTGCTGATTTTGCGAACCGTCACTTGAAACTTGTCAATGTAAAACCCATCGCTGGTTATGCGGAATCTCTTCTTTTATTTGAGATTCAGGAGTCAGTTTCATCCCCACATCCCTTTGGGGATTTTGGTTTTTATTATGGAAAAGTGTTTCAATTGGGCCCCTCATGAGTAATAAAAATAAAATAATTATTTTGGGTGCGGGCCCCACTGCCTTGGCTTCGGCGGTGAAGTTAGCACAAGAAGGGCGGAAGGTTAAAATTATTGAACGCCTGGCCTGGACAGGTGGGTTGTGTCAAACCTATCAACGGGGTGAATATGCCTTGGATTTGGGGCCTCATCGTTGGACTCCTCACAACCGCGAAGTATTTGATTTCGTGAATGATCTTCTTGATGGGCAACTTAATACAGTCAAGTATCGAGCGGAGATTTGGATTGGTGATCGATTTTTAAGCTACCCATTTCAGTTGGGGGAACTCCTCTTGAAAATTCCGCCCAAGCTTTCAGTGAAACTTGTAACGACCTATTTGTTGGCTTTTTTGAATGCCAATAAAAGGGGGGAAAGAACCTACGAGGAATGGGTTATGAATCATTTCGGTCCTGAGGTGACGAAATTAATATTTCGCCCCTTGATTGAAAAAGTGTGGGGAACTCCTCTGCCGCAATTGGCGGCGCGTTTTGCAAGACAAAGGATTGCCATAGCGAGCTTATGGGAGATTGCTTGGGAAGTTTTGTCGGGGCGGCGGCCCAAAAAGTTTCGTTCTGAATTTTATCCAGATAATTGTTTTCTTTATCCGCCTCAAGGGTTTGGGCACATAATGAACCGGATGACCGAGGCTTTTATAAAGGCGGGAGGGGAGGTTGTTCTCGAGGCAAATGTAAAAGAGATCCATGCTGACAAGGGACGCGTCACCAAAGTTTTCTATGAACGGAAAGGGGCCATGGAGGTGGAGGAAAATCCTGATTTTGTCATCACCACCATTCCAATCCAACATTTTTTTCAAATGGTGAAGCCCCTTCCTGACAAAATGTTCCTTGAATCCGCTCATAAACTTAAAACGCGGCGGTTGATACTGCTCTATTTGGTCCTCAAGATGGATCGATTTTCTAAAAATACTTCCCTTTATTTTCCTCCCAGTGAATTTCCTTTTGGGCGTGTCTGGGAACAGAAAAACCACAGCCAGAAAACAGTGGACGTTTCCGGGAAAACGGTGTTGGGACTTGAGATGCCTTGCTGGGAGTCGGACCCGCTCTGGAAAATGGAGGACAAAGATGTTTTTGAGAAAGCAATTCAGCCTTTGGAAAAATATAAATTATTGAAAAGGTCTGATGTCGAGGAATTTTTTACGGTTCGGCTGGGTTCAGTCTATCCCGTTTGGGATATTGATTTTGAGAAGAATCTAGAGGTTTTGCTTGGTTTTGAGCGGAGCATAGAAAACCTTATTTTCAATGGTCGGCCGGGACTCTTTTTCTATAACAATCT is a genomic window of Elusimicrobiota bacterium containing:
- the hemN_1 gene encoding Oxygen-independent coproporphyrinogen-III oxidase-like protein YqeR, with product MKPIGLYVHIPFCDAKCHYCDFVTFTDRSSQITPYLEAVYGELSIYKGWPVRTLFIGGGTPTVLSPSQIEVLLSTIHSTMDTRLLTEATVEANPESATLDRLAAYRNGGINRLSFGLQSTNNALLKKMGRLHDIERFFHVYELARSLGFENINVDLMFGLPEQSLLDWEETLDRIRELSPEHVSTYALKIEPGTKFSAEGFKVNGDLEADMYLLASQKLRNWGYEHYEISNFAKPGKESRHNLLYWENQDTLGVGVSSTSYLGGRRFKNTTHLQTYLEASAKGQSVCQEETVLERGDRERETLMLNLRLKRGVASHLLDPLQLPIFKTFLDQGLAVLEKGMYSLTPKGWLLSNLLFQQLV
- the arnC_2 gene encoding Undecaprenyl-phosphate 4-deoxy-4-formamido-L-arabinose transferase, whose protein sequence is MPLVPSCLTPLKKAVSILIPAYNEADAISTVINDLKEAFKNSDWTYEIIVVDDCSKDNTAQAAEKAGVKVISHPKNMGYGGALRTGIEHSSYDWVATIDADSSYPARELIKLLPHASTHDMVVGARQGKHYWGTVFKHPARLVFLALAQFVVGYRIPDVNSGLRMFRRQIVLEMLPRLCRGFSFSTTLTLSFLSSYRFVHFEPIEYLSRVGSSKVRYVRDTLRTLQLMLETIVYYNPLKAGVLLMLFPFFVGSVSLLLSLIESDLSWLFFSGVMYCFSLVFLGIGLILFLISHSPEKKISSR